From a region of the Desmodus rotundus isolate HL8 chromosome 7, HLdesRot8A.1, whole genome shotgun sequence genome:
- the HCAR2 gene encoding LOW QUALITY PROTEIN: hydroxycarboxylic acid receptor 2 (The sequence of the model RefSeq protein was modified relative to this genomic sequence to represent the inferred CDS: deleted 2 bases in 1 codon): MRLHQQQDHFLQIRNKSCCVFRDDFIAHVLPTVLGLEFVFGLLGNGLALWIFCFHLKSWKSSRIFLFNLAVADFLLIICLPFLLDNYVRKWDWKFGDIPCRVMLFMLAMNRQGSIIFLTVVAVDRYFRVVHPHHALNKMSNRTAAIISCFLWALTIGLTVHLLYKKMLIRNRDAYLCSSFSICYTFRWHDAMFLLEFFLPLGIILFCSVQIIWSLRQRQMDRHAKIKRAITFVLVVAVVFVICFLPSVAVRMRIFWLLHTRGTKNCDIYRSVDLAFFITLSFTYMNSMLDPLVYYFSSPSFPNFFSTLINRYIRKKPEEPENNRSTSMELTGDVSAARTIPSTLITDCNESWSPPDPTALYLNHPPKEGDFHQEPSSLGKQLGWCTVTSLDLAWGFLELPDLEKLI; encoded by the exons ATGCGCCTGCACCAGCAGCAGGATCACTTTCTGCAAATCCGCAACAAGAGCTGCTGTGTGTTCCGGGATGACTTCATTGCCCACGTCCTGCCGACGGTGTTGGGCCTGGAGTTCGTGTTCGGGCTCCTGGGCAATGGCCTTGCCCTGTGGATCTTCTGCTTCCACCTCAAGTCCTGGAAATCCAGCCGGATTTTCCTGTTCAACTTGGCCGTGGCGGACTTTCTCCTGATCATCTGCCTGCCGTTCCTGTTGGACAACTACGTGAGGAAGTGGGACTGGAAGTTCGGGGACATCCCGTGCCGGGTGATGCTCTTCATGCTGGCCATGAACCGCCAGGGCAGCATCATCTTCCTCACGGTGGTGGCCGTGGACAGGTATTTCCGGGTGGTCCACCCCCACCACGCTCTGAACAAGATGTCCAATCGGACAGCGGCCATCATCTCCTGCTTCCTGTGGGCCCTGACCATCGGCCTGACGGTTCACCTGCTGTACAAGAAGATGCTGATCAGGAACCGCGACGCCTATCTGTGCAGCAGCTTCAGCATCTGCTACACCTTCAGGTGGCACGACGCCATGTTCCTCCTGGAGTTCTTCCTGCCCCTGGGCATCATCCTGTTCTGCTCGGTCCAGATCATCTGGAGCCTGCGGCAGCGGCAGATGGACCGGCATGCCAAGATCAAGAGGGCCATCACCTTCGTCCTGGTGGTGGCCGTGGTCTTCGTCATCTGCTTCCTGCCCAGCGTGGCGGTGCGCATGCGCATTTTCTGGCTCCTGCACACCCGTGGGACGAAGAACTGCGACATCTACCGCTCGGTGGACCTGGCCTTCTTCATCACGCTCAGCTTCACCTACATGAACAGCATGCTGGACCCTTTGGTGTACTACTTTTCCAGCCCGTCTTTTCCCAACTTCTTCTCCACCTTGATCAACCGCTACATCCGGAAGAAGCCGGAGGAGCCGGAAAACAACCGCAGCACAAGCATGGAGCTCACGGGGGATGTGAGCGCGGCCAGAACCATCCCCAGCACGCTGATAACTGACTGCAACGAGTCGTGGAGCCCGCCCGATCCGACTGCA CTCTACTTAAATCACCCACCCAAGGAGGGAGATTTCCACCAAGAACCGAGCTCACTGGGGAAACAGTTGGGCTGGTGCACAGTAACGTCATTAGACTTGGCCTGGGGTTTCCTGGAACTTCCAGACTTGGAGAAGCTGATTTAG
- the HCAR1 gene encoding hydroxycarboxylic acid receptor 1, whose translation MDNGSCCLLQGDPIAQVMPPMLILFFVLGALGNGIALCGFCFHMKTWKPSTIYLFNLAVADFLLMICLPLRTDYYRRGRRWAFEDIPCRVALFMLAMNRAGSIVFLTVVAVDRYFKVVHPHHAVNAISNRTAAAIACALWAVVILGTLYLLMESHLCVQETTVSCESFIMESANGWHDIMFQLEFFLPLGIILFCSCRVVWSLQQRQQLARQARMRKATRFIMVVAAVFITCYLPSVSARLYFLCTVPSSVCDPSVHMALHVTLSFTYMNSMLDPLVYYFSSPSFPKFYTKLKIRSLRPKCVGRPKTRQPEEMPISNLCRKSCASMANSLQSQSKLPWDLQM comes from the coding sequence ATGGACAACGGGTCGTGCTGCCTCCTCCAGGGGGACCCCATCGCTCAGGTGATGCCCCCGATGCTGATTCTGTTCTTCGTGCTGGGTGCCCTGGGCAACGGCATCGCCCTGTGCGGCTTCTGCTTTCACATGAAGACCTGGAAGCCGAGCACGATTTACCTTTTCAACTTGGCCGTGGCTGACTTCCTCCTCATGATCTGCCTGCCCCTGCGGACAGACTACTACCGCCGGGGCAGACGGTGGGCCTTCGAGGACATTCCCTGCCGGGTGGCGCTGTTCATGCTGGCCATGAACAGGGCCGGGAGCATCGTCTTCCTGACGGTGGTGGCCGTGGACAGGTACTTCAAAGTGGTCCACCCCCACCACGCAGTGAACGCCATCTCCAACCGGACGGCGGCCGCCATCGCCTGCGCCCTTTGGGCCGTGGTCATCCTGGGGACGCTGTATCTTTTGATGGAGAGCCACCTGTGTGTGCAAGAGACGACCGTGTCTTGTGAGAGCTTCATCATGGAGTCGGCCAACGGCTGGCACGACATCATGTTCCAGCTGGAGTTCTTCCTGCCCCTTGGCATCATCCTGTTTTGCTCCTGCAGGGTCGTCTGGAGCctgcagcagaggcagcagctggccagGCAGGCTCGCATGAGGAAGGCCACCCGCTTCATCATGGTGGTGGCGGCCGTGTTCATCACCTGCTACCTGCCCAGCGTGTCGGCCCGACTGTACTTCCTCTGCACGGTGCCCTCCAGCGTCTGCGACCCCTCCGTCCACATGGCCCTCCACGTGACCCTCAGCTTCACCTACATGAACAGCATGCTGGACCCCCTGGTGTATTATTTTTCGAGTCCCTCGTTCCCCAAATTCTACACCAAGCTCAAAATCCGCAGTCTGAGACCCAAGTGTGTGGGGCGCCCCAAGACACGGCAGCCGGAGGAGATGCCCATCTCAAACCTGTGTCGCAAGAGCTGCGCCAGCATGGCCAACAGCTTGCAGAGCCAGTCCAAGCTGCCGTGGGATCTTCAAATGTGA